In a single window of the Candidatus Saccharimonadales bacterium genome:
- a CDS encoding YdeI/OmpD-associated family protein, which translates to METFKDLPVLHFASQQDWRAWLEHNHGQPQGVWLKHAKKSSGKESVSYQEALTEALCYGWIDSQKQAYDKDFFLQKFSPRRPKSIWSKVNVAKAKELISSGRMQSAGLAVVDVAKHDGRWDGAYNSPSASLVPEDFQAALDKNPKAKQFFETLNKTNVYAFCWRVQTAKKPETRMARIEKFIDMLNRGEKLH; encoded by the coding sequence ATGGAAACTTTTAAAGACTTACCTGTTTTACATTTTGCTTCACAACAAGACTGGCGTGCGTGGCTTGAACACAACCACGGTCAACCGCAAGGCGTATGGCTCAAGCACGCTAAGAAATCATCTGGCAAGGAATCTGTAAGCTACCAAGAAGCCCTTACTGAAGCGCTGTGCTACGGATGGATAGACAGTCAAAAGCAAGCGTACGATAAAGATTTCTTCTTGCAGAAATTTAGTCCCAGGAGACCAAAGAGTATATGGTCAAAGGTTAACGTAGCTAAAGCAAAAGAACTCATAAGTTCAGGCAGGATGCAGTCGGCTGGCTTGGCGGTGGTTGATGTTGCAAAACATGATGGCAGGTGGGACGGGGCCTATAATTCTCCTAGCGCGAGTTTGGTGCCGGAAGATTTTCAGGCTGCGTTAGACAAAAATCCTAAAGCCAAGCAATTTTTTGAAACGTTGAATAAAACGAATGTTTATGCATTCTGCTGGCGAGTCCAGACTGCCAAGAAGCCGGAAACCAGAATGGCAAGGATAGAAAAATTTATAGACATGCTGAATCGTGGCGAAAAACTTCACTAA
- a CDS encoding bifunctional 5,10-methylenetetrahydrofolate dehydrogenase/5,10-methenyltetrahydrofolate cyclohydrolase: MKILNGSELAGFIKERHAHQVRSLRANKVFPKLAIVQAKDDPVINTYVRLKKRYGADIGIEVEDFKVAQAEAPDLIRKLNNDESVHGIIVQLPLSDPSQTDELVNLVAPGKDVDALGKNSHFDPATPMAIMWLLAGYNIELRGKKILLIGRGKLVGAPLEVMLKKSGFDVKVIDREVANLKARTTDADVIITATGSPAILYPDMIKHRAIVVDAGVASEDGKTVGDLAPEVYERNDLTVTPTRGGVGPLTVCALFENVIRAALKR; the protein is encoded by the coding sequence GTGAAAATTCTAAATGGCTCCGAACTAGCCGGATTTATTAAAGAGCGACATGCTCACCAAGTCCGCTCTCTGCGGGCTAACAAAGTATTCCCAAAGCTAGCAATTGTTCAGGCCAAAGACGACCCGGTAATTAACACTTACGTTCGGCTAAAAAAACGCTACGGCGCCGATATCGGCATAGAGGTAGAAGACTTTAAGGTCGCCCAGGCCGAAGCGCCTGATCTGATCAGAAAACTGAATAACGATGAGAGCGTACACGGCATAATTGTTCAGTTGCCTTTAAGCGACCCCTCTCAAACCGATGAACTAGTCAACCTGGTAGCTCCCGGCAAGGACGTCGACGCTCTCGGCAAAAACTCGCATTTCGATCCAGCTACTCCCATGGCCATAATGTGGCTTTTGGCCGGATATAACATAGAACTTCGCGGCAAAAAGATTTTGCTCATTGGCCGCGGCAAACTAGTCGGTGCGCCACTTGAAGTCATGCTAAAGAAGTCCGGCTTTGATGTGAAAGTTATAGATCGAGAAGTCGCGAATCTCAAAGCCCGCACCACTGATGCCGATGTAATTATCACGGCCACCGGTAGTCCGGCCATTTTATACCCCGACATGATTAAACACCGCGCTATAGTCGTTGATGCCGGCGTTGCCAGCGAAGACGGCAAAACGGTTGGCGATCTGGCACCCGAAGTTTATGAGAGGAATGATTTAACGGTGACGCCAACTAGGGGCGGCGTAGGTCCATTAACGGTTTGCGCGTTGTTTGAAAACGTTATCCGGGCTGCTTTAAAGAGGTAA
- a CDS encoding aspartate/glutamate racemase family protein, translating into MKVGVFDSGAGGRHVADSIKKAMPELEVVYKEDRDHVPYGVRSIEEIHGFVKPIFQEFVGEGCRVVVVACNTVTTNLIQELREEFKVPLVGVEPMIKPAATATKTGVICVCATPRTLQSARYQELKVLYAQGIEVLEPDCGDWALMVETNQVDRNHIKTIIDDACAKGADQIVLGCTHYHWIEEMINQLSAGRAEVIQPEPAVIRQLARVISTL; encoded by the coding sequence GTGAAAGTCGGAGTTTTTGATAGCGGAGCTGGCGGTCGCCACGTTGCCGATAGTATTAAAAAAGCCATGCCAGAGCTAGAGGTGGTATACAAGGAAGATCGCGACCACGTGCCCTACGGTGTCAGATCTATAGAAGAAATCCATGGCTTTGTAAAGCCTATCTTCCAAGAATTTGTCGGCGAAGGTTGCCGAGTGGTTGTAGTGGCCTGCAACACCGTTACCACCAACCTCATCCAAGAGCTAAGAGAAGAGTTCAAGGTGCCCCTGGTTGGCGTGGAACCGATGATTAAACCAGCTGCTACCGCCACCAAAACAGGTGTTATTTGCGTTTGCGCTACGCCTCGCACGCTGCAAAGCGCGCGCTATCAGGAACTTAAGGTACTATACGCCCAAGGTATAGAAGTCCTGGAGCCTGATTGCGGCGACTGGGCTCTAATGGTCGAAACCAATCAGGTCGACAGAAACCACATTAAAACTATTATTGATGACGCTTGTGCTAAGGGAGCTGACCAGATAGTATTGGGTTGTACCCACTATCACTGGATAGAGGAGATGATTAATCAGCTGTCAGCCGGAAGGGCAGAGGTGATTCAGCCGGAACCAGCGGTCATAAGGCAACTGGCGAGAGTTATTTCAACACTATGA
- the murD gene encoding UDP-N-acetylmuramoyl-L-alanine--D-glutamate ligase, whose protein sequence is MKIGIVGWGLEGKSAFNYFGPNHEYLIVNETPLDDFPEESAKIKVKYLSGGRPPGLTGNISDLSYLNDIENCDKIVYTPVARKNLEKLFPDDHSFWQKATTNQHIFFETVATKNVIGVTGTKGKGTTSTLITRMLEAAGKSVHFGGNVGRPVLDFVKEVKSDDWVVLELANFQLYKFPYSPHIAVCLMITPEHLEWHHDIDDYVEAKSNIFRHQKSDDIAIFFPNNKLSAKIAAYSPGHKIPYFHPPGVFVDSGSDIVSDGGKTKIINKEDVKLLGAHNLQNICAAVTTVLQVTDNLDAVRRILASFTGLEHRLEFVRDLEGVRYYDDSFGTTPDTAIVAMQAFSEPKIMVLGGHDKGSSFDEMARAVTKSNVRHVIAIGMTAPKIAKLLRDRGFTNITEGLTTMPEIVAEAQARAHAGDIVLLSTGCSSFGLFKDYKDRGNQFKKAVMALPA, encoded by the coding sequence ATGAAGATCGGTATTGTCGGTTGGGGCTTAGAGGGAAAAAGCGCCTTTAATTATTTTGGCCCGAATCATGAGTATTTGATTGTTAACGAGACACCTCTTGATGATTTTCCTGAAGAATCGGCCAAGATTAAGGTTAAGTACCTGAGCGGGGGCAGGCCACCGGGCCTCACCGGCAATATCTCTGATTTAAGTTACTTAAATGATATAGAAAATTGCGACAAAATCGTATACACCCCTGTAGCACGTAAGAATTTAGAGAAGCTGTTTCCAGATGACCATTCGTTTTGGCAAAAAGCCACCACCAACCAGCACATCTTCTTTGAAACAGTAGCCACCAAAAATGTTATAGGTGTTACCGGCACCAAGGGCAAAGGCACGACTTCTACCTTAATTACTCGAATGCTTGAAGCCGCCGGCAAATCGGTTCATTTTGGCGGCAATGTCGGCCGACCTGTTTTAGACTTCGTGAAAGAAGTTAAATCAGACGACTGGGTGGTGCTGGAGCTGGCTAATTTCCAGCTGTATAAATTCCCCTATAGCCCTCATATAGCCGTATGCCTGATGATTACACCGGAGCACCTGGAGTGGCATCACGACATAGATGATTACGTAGAGGCCAAATCTAATATTTTCCGTCATCAAAAATCCGATGATATTGCTATATTCTTCCCCAATAACAAGCTGAGCGCGAAGATTGCCGCCTACTCGCCCGGGCATAAAATTCCTTATTTTCATCCGCCTGGCGTTTTCGTAGATAGCGGTAGCGATATTGTTTCTGACGGAGGCAAGACCAAAATCATTAATAAAGAAGATGTTAAGTTATTGGGTGCGCACAATCTTCAGAATATTTGCGCGGCCGTAACCACTGTTTTGCAAGTCACCGATAACCTAGATGCTGTTCGGCGAATATTAGCTTCATTCACTGGCTTAGAGCACCGCCTAGAGTTTGTGCGTGATCTCGAAGGTGTTCGCTATTATGATGATTCTTTTGGCACCACCCCAGATACGGCTATTGTGGCTATGCAGGCTTTTTCTGAACCTAAAATCATGGTTTTGGGCGGCCATGATAAGGGCTCCTCGTTCGACGAAATGGCTCGAGCAGTTACTAAAAGTAACGTCCGCCATGTCATAGCTATCGGCATGACAGCTCCAAAAATTGCCAAGCTCCTCCGCGATCGAGGTTTCACCAATATTACCGAGGGACTGACCACTATGCCTGAGATAGTTGCCGAAGCCCAGGCCCGAGCTCACGCCGGTGACATAGTACTGCTATCTACTGGCTGTTCGAGTTTTGGCTTGTTCAAAGATTATAAAGATCGAGGTAATCAATTTAAAAAGGCCGTTATGGCCTTACCAGCGTAG
- a CDS encoding general stress protein — translation MANNNDDDDTAGQRSGTSNRGFASMDPKKQREIASRGGSASGGNFKNDREKAARAGRLGGKASRRTR, via the coding sequence ATGGCAAATAACAACGATGATGATGACACTGCTGGCCAGCGCAGCGGAACGAGTAATCGAGGCTTTGCTTCGATGGACCCTAAGAAACAGCGCGAAATTGCCAGCCGCGGCGGCTCGGCCAGCGGCGGCAACTTCAAGAACGATCGCGAAAAAGCCGCTCGTGCTGGGCGGCTAGGCGGCAAAGCATCCCGGCGCACCAGATAA
- a CDS encoding phosphoglycerate kinase, translating into MSFNKKTIRDVDLKGKRVLLRADYNVPLKDGLIQDDYRLRQSLPTIKYILSKEPAALIIMSHLGRPKGQPDLKYSLRPVARRLAVLLGQHVEFTGDYLGPPASNGLANLKNGGVALLENLRFHPEEEANDSAFAKEIVASTGAEVFVADGFGVVHRAHASTEAITKFLPSVAGLLLEKEVDTITEVMANPKRPLVAVVGGAKISDKIDVLNRLIEIADCVAVGGALANDFLRAQRIGVGASLCDDASLGIAKTVLLQAARTERKRNFKFLVPGDAVVAKKADGRAKTRIVDLFTHSVADIENYPKTPNQKSHTIQKDEMILDAGPVSAARIAGAIDMAQTVIWSGTLGVTEVKGIAGARDPFGHGTRTIVEAMIGDSNTHANKPFSVVGGGDTVAYVESQGLVSDFNHVSTGGSASLELMAGRKLPGVEALENK; encoded by the coding sequence TTGAGTTTTAATAAAAAAACAATCCGTGATGTGGACTTAAAGGGCAAGCGGGTGTTGCTCAGAGCGGACTACAATGTTCCCTTAAAAGACGGGCTCATCCAGGATGATTACCGGTTGCGCCAGTCCTTGCCGACCATTAAATATATTCTTTCCAAAGAGCCGGCTGCCTTGATTATTATGTCCCACTTGGGGCGTCCAAAAGGCCAGCCGGATCTCAAATATAGCCTTCGACCAGTAGCCAGACGATTGGCCGTTTTACTTGGTCAGCATGTGGAATTTACCGGTGACTACCTGGGCCCGCCAGCATCAAACGGTCTCGCCAATCTAAAAAACGGCGGGGTGGCTTTGCTGGAAAACCTTCGCTTTCACCCAGAAGAGGAGGCAAATGATTCGGCGTTTGCTAAAGAAATTGTGGCTAGCACCGGCGCGGAAGTTTTCGTAGCCGATGGTTTTGGCGTAGTGCACAGAGCTCATGCCAGCACAGAGGCTATTACCAAGTTTTTGCCATCGGTGGCCGGTCTTTTGCTAGAAAAAGAAGTCGATACTATTACCGAAGTTATGGCTAATCCCAAACGGCCGTTAGTGGCCGTAGTTGGCGGCGCCAAAATCAGCGATAAAATCGATGTCCTCAACCGTTTAATAGAGATAGCCGACTGCGTAGCGGTTGGCGGCGCTTTGGCCAATGACTTTCTGCGAGCCCAACGAATTGGTGTGGGTGCTAGTTTGTGCGATGACGCCTCGCTTGGAATCGCTAAAACCGTTCTACTGCAGGCAGCGCGCACCGAACGTAAACGTAACTTTAAATTCTTAGTTCCTGGTGATGCGGTTGTGGCCAAAAAGGCTGACGGCAGAGCAAAAACTCGTATAGTAGACCTATTTACGCACAGCGTGGCCGACATAGAGAACTATCCTAAAACTCCCAATCAAAAGTCGCATACCATTCAAAAAGACGAAATGATTTTAGACGCCGGTCCGGTGAGTGCGGCGCGGATTGCCGGTGCTATAGACATGGCCCAAACCGTAATTTGGAGCGGAACGCTCGGAGTGACAGAAGTTAAGGGAATTGCCGGAGCTCGTGACCCGTTTGGCCACGGTACCCGAACTATAGTTGAAGCCATGATTGGCGATAGCAATACTCACGCCAACAAACCCTTTAGCGTGGTTGGCGGCGGCGACACGGTAGCTTACGTGGAGTCTCAGGGTTTGGTGAGCGACTTTAATCATGTTTCGACAGGCGGCAGTGCCAGCTTGGAGCTAATGGCTGGTCGCAAGCTGCCGGGCGTGGAAGCACTGGAGAATAAATAA
- the tpiA gene encoding triose-phosphate isomerase, protein MRKILIAGNWKMHLNTHQASVLVHRLTENIPVHKNVEVVLAPSMLSLQPLSVQLDRRKFRLAAQNAYFRDEGAFTGEVSFTMLRDLVHYVIVGHSERRHIFNEDLPMIRDKVAAAVRNEITPILCVGETKQEKDDGETKQVLHDQLMTALSNLTADEVATSVIAYEPVWAIGTGDIAKAAEIQPVVNYIRDYVKDIFGERAASEIQVLYGGSVVPEVIHGYLDIKGIDGFLVGGASLNYHDFSKIVENAYRWQRDKGGED, encoded by the coding sequence ATGAGGAAGATATTAATTGCTGGGAACTGGAAAATGCACCTGAATACTCATCAGGCCAGTGTTTTGGTGCACCGGCTCACAGAGAATATTCCGGTTCATAAAAACGTGGAAGTGGTTTTGGCACCTAGCATGCTGAGTTTGCAGCCATTGAGCGTTCAACTAGACCGCCGGAAATTCCGCTTGGCTGCGCAGAACGCTTATTTTCGTGACGAGGGTGCGTTTACCGGCGAAGTTAGCTTCACGATGCTGCGAGATCTAGTCCACTACGTCATCGTTGGCCATAGCGAGCGGCGTCATATCTTTAACGAAGATTTGCCGATGATTCGCGACAAAGTCGCAGCTGCCGTACGCAATGAAATCACGCCTATTCTGTGTGTCGGCGAAACCAAACAAGAAAAAGACGACGGCGAAACCAAACAGGTGCTGCACGACCAACTCATGACAGCTTTATCAAACCTGACAGCTGACGAAGTGGCGACCTCGGTTATTGCTTATGAGCCCGTTTGGGCTATCGGTACGGGCGATATTGCCAAAGCGGCCGAGATCCAACCAGTCGTTAACTATATCAGGGATTATGTTAAAGATATTTTTGGCGAACGGGCAGCTAGCGAGATACAAGTACTTTATGGCGGCAGCGTAGTGCCCGAAGTCATTCATGGATACTTAGACATAAAGGGAATAGATGGCTTTTTGGTAGGTGGTGCCAGCCTCAACTATCATGATTTTTCGAAGATTGTCGAAAATGCTTACCGATGGCAGAGAGACAAGGGCGGGGAGGATTAA